gaaacaacatggcgaattccatgtaaggggtcCCACGGCgtacgtagatagaaatagctcattctaaggtaataaaaacatgatgtaaggtctttatacacctctcaagacatagttatgtatattatgttgcatttctgtcaataggaagaatgcttgtaaccaaacagattttgccccccattgactcccatagtaggaaaagtgacaatggtagtcaaaagtgccccagaaccatttgatgtcctacattcttcaaaatgtcttcttttgtgttcaacagaacaaaaaaatgataaagtgagtttttcctattatgggagtcaatggggggcaagatctgtaaggttataagcattcttctaaaaatctttctctgtgttcatcagaacaaagaaatgtatacagatttggaacaactagaaggtgagtaaatgatgacagaactttcatttttgggtgaagtataccTTTAAGATCCGTGCTGTGATAAGTGTGATAGTGACGCATTTAAAATGAGCTTGTTATACATTTGCCTGTTATTATAAACGCCTCTGCCATTTGTTTAAACCAAATTGTTCCCTGTGGTAATCGACAGCACGCCACTACGTatccatacaataaaaataattacgaTCTCATTTGTGTACGTGCATTATTGCAGAGGTTAACATTAGTGTAACTAAGTCTGCCGTGGGCTTAAAGCTGCatggtgtttgtgtttgtattagtGTATGCACCTGACTGGGTTGGTAATGGTGCAGCCAGCGCTCCAGATGGCTGCTGTAAGCCCCGGGCTGCAGACAGCGGAGATGCAGCGACAGCAGAGCGGCGGGTGATGAGGGACCTGCAGTGATCACCTCATGAAATGTATAGTTTAGAGCCACAGGGTCCTGATGAGCCCTCTGATGCTACAGAtcgagaaaaagagagagagagtagtgAAATCAAACATTTACACTGTTCCCTTTCATGTGTCCCCGTGGTCTTGTTTACACCTCATATTAACATCCGTCTCTGGTGATCTGATCACAGTTGCTCACATTAATCACTGCTTGTACATGGTATTTGAGTCGAGTATCTACATTTTTTAAACGTATTGgttatttcctttttatttcGAGTTCTAATCCCTTGTTTCACACGTGTTTCTATTTCCTAATGTGGTTTTAAtgatcacatcacatatcattGTGATGATGTTAATAACAGGTGTGCGGCCCATAtctgtacacacaaacacacctggtACCATGAGTGTGCCCGGTCAGCAGGGTTTATGAGTATAGTGATGATTTTGGCTCTTGGCAACAGGGCGGCTGCTCTCTTTGGGACAGTCTCAGTGTCAAAGTAATTTGCGCTTTTCTCAAACAGGAAGTCTGTACTGGCATTCGAGGGGACGGGGAAAAAATCCATATACCTATAAGACAGATAAGAGACAGATCACACTGAGAACAAAAGACAAATCTAGAAGATAAAGAGAGAATTCACTAAGAGTGACAGTGTTCCGCATGTATCTGGATATTTTGGCACCAGAAATCTGGGATAGTGGGGATGAACGGGGGTTTATTTAAACACTAACCCCCAGTATGGTCAATAATAATTGTGATGCTTGCTGGGTAAAGCAAGCacaagtacattttttaaatattaagcatcatcttaacattttttttgtatgtgtaatTTGGCAGAGTGCAATGTGCAAAATGGCTAGCTGATTTggaaacaaagaaaatgaaGCATGGCCGGCGTTTCCATGGTTACCAGTCAATGCCACGCTGGTAGTATGGTCCGCTGAAGAACTGCACCTCTTCAAAGGTAACCGTGCTGGGAAAACTGCTGGTAATGGCAGGGTGGAGGGTGAGAAAGGAGTGGAGTGCAGTACTTCCTGTATGACATCAGAATAAAGAATCATCAAACTCTTTTAATCAAATATTACTCATATTTCTTCTAAATATTCTATCCTGTGTTCCCTGATCTGCATTATAGATTCACTACATCATAAAGCCAGTCACATTATTCCATAGtggttttgttattattaataagtTAAAGTCTGACAAACATGATCTTGTGTCTAAATTCGTGACACTTCACTATTTGTCACTTTATCACTAGCTACATCCTAATCCTAACATCCTATTTTTTATatagtattttatatttaagtagtctaggttattttgtgattaCCTGTCTTCTGAGGGCCAATCACTAAAAACTTTGGCAGTCTGTCACAGGTCTTCTCCTTGGACCAAATGTCTTTGTGTCTCTTGTCATGACATGGATTCTGTTTATCAGAGGGGAATATTTCCAAGTAGAGCAAGCATAAATTGAACTGTGAACATTACAAATCACCAGTAACATCCAGGTTCTCCTGctcattatttatatattcatgTAATGATGTGAAATCAATTCAAGCAGAAGCTCctgaagccgaataaaaattgCTGGATGTAATAGCACACACCTGCCACAAGGGGTCTCTCTCGTCAGGGAAAATCTGGAAGTATTTTTGAGCGAGTCGGACGGGAGGCAACGTCTGCAGGCGCAGGTGAGTCCAGCATTGCACAAACCTCACCAATGACTCAAAGGTGTACAGGCCCAGCCGGTCATTGCCGTAGTTTGACAGGTGAGTCATGAATATGCTGACCTGCCCATGGGAGAAAGTCAGGTTGAAAGGTTAAAACAAGAATCTTTGTTGCATTAAACAACCTCTgggatttttatttgatgaagtTGGCATTAGATGTCTTTCCTaaagtaattttaaaatgtttcccAAGTAACGCATAGACTAAATGTTTTCTATTAATGAGGTCATTTCATGTGCAACCTTCTCCTGACTGTCGAAACCACAGCTTGATGTTTCATTACAACACGCCGTCTGTTCTTGCTTTTCCAAGCGTCATTTTGGCTGAAATTGAACAGCAATCACCGCTTAACCAACTCACTAAAGAAAAATGACTTTGACCTCTTAACCCAAGTATGCAACTTTACAATTAGGACAGCGAGTGTCTGTGTTACTAACCGGATTAAGAAGCACAGTAAGAAACAGCTCTCCACCCCGGATGCTTTTGTCCAGCTCCTGAGGGCCTCCTGGGTAATCTTTATAGAAGATGGTGTGCGTGAACAGCCCACACGTCTGCCGAGGAAGAACCTGACACGCAAATGCACACACCATTACACATGCAACAAAAGAATCTATGTTTGCTTAACTTTTTGAATGGTGAGCAATGGGACAAGGTTTACCTGTATGCCATTGTGTATGAAGCCTCTGCGGTAGCGAGCGGGTCTGAGATGAGGATATTCTTCGGTGCTGGTCACCTTGATGCCCCACACGCTCTTCCAAGCCTCATATAGCTGACTATGCACAGGATAAACACCCGAGTGATGGGGGGCTACAGCGTAACCCATGTCGGTGGGGACCCCATGTTCCTGCAACACAGGGAGAAAAATAGAGATCAGTGTGGTACAACATCATTTTTAATATCCGAGTTAGTAACTGAAAGGTTGCAGGTTTTAATCTAGAAGCTTTCATGATTATGTGGCAATCCCAGTGGCAACGTGCATTAATGtgcatcagccaatcagaatcaagaatcCAACCAAGGATTAAAGGAGTGTTATCTGAAGTGAATCGGGACAGATTCTGACATGTGCAAACTGCTTGTTGAGTCTCATCTGTTCTGCCAGCACGCTGACGTTGTGGAAGAGGTGAGGCTGCATGTGACTCCACATGTGAGGAAACCACCAGAACTCCTGCCTGTGTCTGAGCAGAGTGTCGTCTCCTTCATCTTCCTCGTCAGTACCTGAGCAGCAAACAAAGAATCAACGTCTGTGGCCTTAATTTTGTGACTCGCATCACTTGAATGAGGGCCTCAAATAGTACCTGTATGGAAAAACTTTCCGGAGAATCCCAGGTTGAAGGTGAAATTAGGAACCAGAGAACGGAGTTTGTTCTGTGTGTGAAGTAGCGCCTGGCGGgaagaagagagaaaaacaaataacatgAGCACATGGGGATACCTATTTTAGGGTGAACAGTAAGATATTATAGgatttaaaaggacagttcacacaaaaataaaaatgacgtcttcgtttactcaccctcaagttgttccaaatctgtatacatttctttgttccaatgaacacagagaaagatatttggaagaatgcttgtaaccaaacagttcttgaccaccattgactaccatagtaggaaaaatgacaatggcagtcaaaagtgccccagaactgtttgttttcctaaacaAAGAAgtttacaaagacatttttcctactatggtagtcaatggtggtcaagaactgtttggttacaagcattcttccaaatatctttctctgtgttcattggaacaaagaaatttatacatatttggaacaacttgagggtgagtaaacgaagacgtcatttttatttttgtgtgaactgtccctttaaatcctctctttggttacaagcattcttccaaatatctttctctgagttCTCTGAATTAAATTCAACTCATTACAACTCAGTACTGATACACCATCATATCACAAAACCCTGGTTACAtgaactattttattttgatatcaCACAAGGGATGCAGGTTAAAGTggcagttcgcccaaaaatgaaatgtctgtcaacatttactcaccctcttgtcatttctaacctgtatgactttctttcttccgcagaacacaaaagaagatattttgaagaatgttggtaaccaaacagcaacggcacccattcacttgcattggttttgtgtccatacaataaaagcaaATGGGTGCCAGTGATGTTCGATATCggtatcttctattgtgttcttctaatgatgacagaatgttcatttttgggtgaactatccctttaaacaggtGGAGAAAAGGAGAAAAATATAAGGACAGTTCTTGTAAAACAACAAGGTCAGGATACGGTTTAACATCACGGTAAAGTTTAAGAAAAAAGAGGACACCTCTAACCAGGATAAAAAgcatgagaaagagagaaaatgagaaagaaaagtGAAAACCTCAGGCGTGTCATTGCTGTTGGTGTGGTGGGCCACACAGAACCCCCTTATGAGAACTTATCAGCTCAAATTAAAAAGTGAGCCAGTCTAATTAGCCCCATGCTAGCCTACAGCCAGAGCCTTCTTTCACTccaaagaaaagagagagagagagagagagagagagagagagagaatcatgCTCAGCTGCATTACAAATAAGCTCTCTCACTTTCACACACAATAATCACAGCTCTCTACAAACAACAGCGGAGAGAAAACATCTCTTATCCGTATCAAGCCTGTTAATTCATTAGCTTCATTTGAGTCCTGCAGAAGCGCTGGGACTGTGACGCCGGTCGGAGAGCTGCTCTGAGCTCGgattattaaaacacaaaagacatgaaCAACAGCAGAATAATTTGATGAAGGAAGAACTGGGTCAGGTCTGATTCCCAACCACTAAAACAACAGTAAATTACTGTGGTTGAAGCAAAGGCCTCAGCAGTCATCGcttatgaaaatgaaacttggttttactacagtaaccatagtttaaccatggtatttgaagtaaaaccacagtaaccacaaactgaccatgattttactacagGAATCAAAGCTtgaccatggtatttgtagtaaactttgaagtgatagttcacccaaaaatgaaaattccgtcatcatctTTCTGTcctctgcggaacacaaaagaagatattttgaagaatgttggtacccaaacaacggcggtaccacttgacttgcattggttttctgtccatacaatagaagtgaatgggtaccgccgttgttcggttaccaacattcttcaaaatatcttcttttgtgttctgttgaagaaagaaagccatacaggtttgtaaaGAGAAGAGTAAATggagacagaattttcctttttgggtgaactttaaggGATGCTAGGATGTTATCAAACGTGTCGCCATTTTTagagtgttgctatgtggttgctaggtgtCCTtccaacttttttttgtttcttggaTTCCTTTCACTTCACCCAACTATGGGATTCATTTCATAAGAACAGTGTGGAATGAGATGCCTGCACATTTTTAATATGCAGCTTTATTAAAATTTGGCGCATTAATGAAAGTCCCTGTTTGAGCAATAGCAATTATCCAGAACTGCTAATTATTGTAGGTTTCGGTGATGTTTCCACATGGAAACATCAGTATAATTAGCCTCACACTTGGGATGTTCTCACATAGCTCTTTCAGGACTTAATATAATTACCTCCACATCTGCCACTTTCATGCGCGTCCCCTCCTTCCCAACAAAGATATCATCCACATCCACCAGTAAAAATCTGTCCAATGACAAACTCAGCCGCCTGCCGGTTAAATACCCAACAGCATCCACAAACAGCAGCTTGTGCAACCAGAAAGACAAGCTTCCACCAAAGAACACCCGTGGGATCCCATCATGAAGGCCCAGGTCCTGTATGACCGTAGCCAGCAGCGCCCTCTGTTGGTGAGAATGTGTTGGAAGTTGATTCAGTTCTGTTGGTCTGGGGCTTGCTAACAGAACCGGCTCATAGGTGCTGTGGTTGGATAAGAAAATAGTCCAGTTATCTGCAGGCAAAGGGCCCGGTTCTAGCTCATTGGGCTTGGTGATGTAGAGCAGCGGTGCGGCGGGGTTGACTCTGTAGTCCCAAAGTGGCAGGTTTGAACGCAGGAAGAGAGGAAAGCCTCTTAGTTGAGCGCTGGATGGCGAGTTTTCATTTGCGCGGTAAAACCCAATGATTCCAACTCCATAGTCCTGGCAGTACTTATCCAGCAACTGACGGTTCCAAGAATCCAAGTTGACGTACTTGAGAAGATTCTCGTAGACGATGAGAGTGTATCGCCCCCGGCCTCGCCACGTCAGGGGAGGCATGTCACCCTTTCCGGGTGCGATTTCGGTGCGGTAGTGAAAGCGACTCGACTCTAAAATGGCGACGATCTCCTGTCCGAGTTGAGAGTAGATGCTCTCGACAAACAGCAGGACCACAGGCTCGGTCCGTGAGCTATCGGCAGTCCTACCCGAGTGTCTGACCTGGGATGGTGAAAACAGCGGAGCTCTTTGTCCAATGACTGATGTGGCAACACAGTCCCCCAATGGGAGTGGCAGGGGAGCTTCCTTGATTTTGGGTCCAGCGCTGACGTGGTAAGCTAGGTAGACCATGGAGAGCAGGCAGAAAAGTATGAGCGCTACGATCAGGCGGTGAAGACCCTGATGCCTGAGGGCTCGTGTCAACTTTCTCACTCCAGCCATGGCTGCGTTGGCCAAGTGAGTGGTAGGGAATGAGAGGGCAGTGCCCGCTCCGGAAAAGAAGAGGGTGTATTAGACAGGAATAACGTTGCCCTGCTATAAAACGACAGCTAATTCTAGGTCACCATGGTCCCCATAGCCAGCGACGGTTTCGCCGCTTGTCCTGTTGCGTATCTTGTTCCGCACGTCCATAAAATAACCCTACGCATAAGCCACTGAAGACATCACGGGAAAAGATGGCTTGTGTGTTTGAACGGTACTCCTTTGGTGTTGAACCTTTCGGTGCTTCATAAATTTGGTTGAGCAGAGGAGGTGTGGGGAAAGTTTTCTAGCAGCTGTTCAttctgaaagagaaaaacaaacaaaagaggaAAGATTAGAAATATCAGAACTAAGCCTGTATATCCTTACATTAAGAGAAGACATTTAACAACGTCGAGACTCTGGATAAAGCTCAAGCTATGTTTGTGGACTCGGCATAAACAGAACATTTGCCTCACAAATTAGGAATTTGCATGAGTAAACGTCAAATTACTTGTTCTGCACCAAGTAGACCATAACACTTCGTACATAACATTTGTTAACTATTGATAACATGCCTTTACCACTTGatcttaataaaaacaaaaaataaaacttaaataatGTGATTAGTAGTTCTAGAAACTGCATTTATGTGTAATACCATAATAGTGGCATTTCTTTTCTGAATATAATGACATATACATTTCATGTATATAAAAATCAACTACACTTAAAGTAAATAATCATTTAGTTGGACGGTAAAAAGAGTGCAAAATctttaacaaaaataatcaaagactGAGTCACACATAGagataaaattaaaaatgataaaaaatgataaaataacaaataagtaaataagtaCGTAAATACCACAATAAATCATAATACATCatataaatcataataaaaattgtaataaataaataaaaataataacaataccaatatttaaaaaaattaaataatgaaaaataaaaagataaaaaataataattattaataataatattaagcaataataagaaataataaaaatgtcatgCTGGGtcatacacaaaataaaattatataaataaaaccattataaacCATAATACATCATATAAATCACGATACAtcattaataacaataataaataatgacaatcaAACATattcaaaattaataaaaaaatactaaaatataaaaaataatgaaaagttaataaaaaatgtcatggtCATATCTGAACTGCACTACGCTCTCAATACACTCCAGGTCAAAGAGTCGATCAGACAAAAAAACCCATCTCAGAAGCCGTCCACTCCATGTTTCCGGAGTAATGCAGACAAGCCATCAGCTGATTTCTCCATTAGATGAGAGGCataaacacgcacgcacgcacgcacgcacgcacgcacgcacgcacgcacgcacgcacgcacgcacgcacgcacgcacgcacgcactcactcactcactcactcactcactcactcactcactcactcactcactcactcactcactcactcactcactcactcactcactcactcacacaaacacacacccctGTCCCATTAACACTCAATCCACCCATCATCAATATACGAGACCTTTTCCCAAGGATCCCGAAATACCTCCACCCAAAACCATCTCTCAGTCACGCTCCGCTAATATAAGCTTTCAGGTGTGATTGGAAAATGTGTGCGAGTGCACAAATGCAGTGTGTGCGAATATGAACGTCAGTGTGCTGGTCATGAGACATGTTGTCAATGTGACAATGCGTCATGTTTGGATACTTTGAAAGCTGCAGAAAGGTTTAATAGGGCCAATGCACACCGGTTGGGATGTAGATACAGCAGAGAAATCTGACGCCGTGAGAGTTCAAGTTAAGTAGGCCAAGCAACAAGTAACATGTACCTCTACCTCTGTCATGATCAACTttgaaggaatagtttactacaatataaaattccctaataatttattcaccctcatgccatccaaTGGCTTGTtggtgaagaaaaaaatgattaatataTTGAGCTTATTTGGTGGTCGATAAGTTGCGTGTCAATGACAAAATATAGACCAGcattgaaaattaaaaatggcGACACATAGATAACActgaatctcattggttcttgctTACGTTGTGACTCATGCGaacatacagccacagaaaaaaaataagagaccattccaaatgacCATTTAGtctgcatttctagatgtattgtggccattccagtccagtgtctgttgaatttttaacaaaatcaaacttcaggagtgacaaagtcatccaacagcaatgtgaaaaactgacagcatgacaagacacatgaaaactgtataaaaatccagattatcacataaataaaacttttcctaaatacatgcacaaatatcATTGTTGTATATcgtaaaagtgaatatgaaccttctttctttgcagtatttgaggtctgaaaaaatagagagcatcttttctgtttttttgacctgattctccagttttcattttctgcaaataaatgcagataGAAACTTTATTATATACGAAATTTGGGAAAacatattgttagtagttcacagaaagaaagaaaaatgatcattttacctaaatacaaccctataaatagtacattcagaaaaaaacaaaaatcattttaaaatggtctcttaattttttcagcgGCTGTAAATGTGCCGCCATTGAGATAACCGTAAGTGAATGAAAGATTTTTTCATATTccggtgaactattcctttttcACTACAATGTTAATCTTCACCAGCagtcattcagttcattcacaCAAGCCAAGAACACAAACATAATTTCAGGCCTTCTGTATTCAAAAGGCACGGGGGAAAATCATTAAGTATGACACACTGCATTAAGCTTTTATTAAGTAATGGCTTACAATTCCCTCCCTGCCTGTATTAGTCAAAAAGTGCAGAACAAGCACTGGATGTGAAACCTTTCTGCACCACAGATCCATAGTTCCATTAATGTGGCACATTTCAATGATTAAtctctgaaaagaaaaaaacagaacgGCTAAGCGTGAGGAATTTTAGAGATAAAATATAAACTGACTAAGGCCTATTCgtacgggattagtattacctggggatctctagtcatttgtaataattgcagaggttgtctgtgatcttaatcccgtgcgaatcggccatgtctgtaatataatataacatatatataacctaccatattttgaggaacaccgaggtcctgtgataatattagtcccgtgcgaatcggaatctctgtgatttggcgggctcatatatcatttttcaaggttttatccaccggttgcgaataatggaggctgtgttgaagtgttttgatatcatttcgggtgctgggtcatatccatactaGGGATGTGCGAGACTAATCAACTAGACATTTAATCGGTAAGCTCCTACTAGTCGacattgaaaacaacagtcgattacgtgaaaaaattacacaaaatgttataatttaaatgacttccattttaatgtttcgtttaaaaaacgtttaaatcacttactaaaacaatatgtttttaaaagtgtatcaggatcgaaatgttttaattttaggtcagATCTAGCATGCGTTTCCATTGTGCCAATTGCAGCACGCTCAAAAATGACCACTTGAAAGACGAGTTGTAGGGCTGTTTTGAAGGTGGAAAATGGGTAGGTTTTACGCAAACTATGTCATATCAAAGTGGCAAAACAATAATTTCACTGAGCCATGCACAACCATACTGTATCATGTTCTTTTTGGCGCCATGCGGAAAATGCAGACGGAAGCGCGGAATGCAGGCAAAAACGAAAATGTAGATAATGATCTAAAGCAACAAACagttatgttaacaattacttaataataattatcaatatgttcatatttaaaatgcatgaaagacaGATTTACGTTATTTGATGgcagaatgagctgtaaatgcggtgaatgcatcttgagcacactcaataaaactgagatAAGAACGTCTCAGTTTCTAGATTCACAGAACTTTAAAATTTCtttgattataatgtttatcacaaaaaagcaCTTGAATAAACATGATCGCTTAGCACTGTTATGTGTGTGCCCATGCAGAGTTTGCGCAGATTCCTCAGACGGAgttattgttcacaaacattgagccgactttca
This genomic window from Triplophysa rosa linkage group LG18, Trosa_1v2, whole genome shotgun sequence contains:
- the ndst2b gene encoding bifunctional heparan sulfate N-deacetylase/N-sulfotransferase 2; the protein is MAGVRKLTRALRHQGLHRLIVALILFCLLSMVYLAYHVSAGPKIKEAPLPLPLGDCVATSVIGQRAPLFSPSQVRHSGRTADSSRTEPVVLLFVESIYSQLGQEIVAILESSRFHYRTEIAPGKGDMPPLTWRGRGRYTLIVYENLLKYVNLDSWNRQLLDKYCQDYGVGIIGFYRANENSPSSAQLRGFPLFLRSNLPLWDYRVNPAAPLLYITKPNELEPGPLPADNWTIFLSNHSTYEPVLLASPRPTELNQLPTHSHQQRALLATVIQDLGLHDGIPRVFFGGSLSFWLHKLLFVDAVGYLTGRRLSLSLDRFLLVDVDDIFVGKEGTRMKVADVEALLHTQNKLRSLVPNFTFNLGFSGKFFHTGTDEEDEGDDTLLRHRQEFWWFPHMWSHMQPHLFHNVSVLAEQMRLNKQFAHEHGVPTDMGYAVAPHHSGVYPVHSQLYEAWKSVWGIKVTSTEEYPHLRPARYRRGFIHNGIQVLPRQTCGLFTHTIFYKDYPGGPQELDKSIRGGELFLTVLLNPVSIFMTHLSNYGNDRLGLYTFESLVRFVQCWTHLRLQTLPPVRLAQKYFQIFPDERDPLWQNPCHDKRHKDIWSKEKTCDRLPKFLVIGPQKTGSTALHSFLTLHPAITSSFPSTVTFEEVQFFSGPYYQRGIDWYMDFFPVPSNASTDFLFEKSANYFDTETVPKRAAALLPRAKIITILINPADRAHSWYQHQRAHQDPVALNYTFHEVITAGPSSPAALLSLHLRCLQPGAYSSHLERWLHHYQPSQLLMVDGVQLRSSPAHVMDEIQKFLGVTPYYNYTQALMFDEGKGFWCQKVEAGRSHCLGKSKGRKYPEMNPESRVFLSEYYREHNVELLRLLKHLGQPLPVWLRDELHNASWS